The following proteins are co-located in the Acinetobacter shaoyimingii genome:
- a CDS encoding 2OG-Fe(II) oxygenase family protein, whose product MSQILKLDALKQAPVHQSPYPYFVVENAILDNEVKSVIQDFPSIKQGGSFNLEDVEIKPNFDRLLKSIDTPEFRKILTEKFDVDVMEHPMMITLRGHSRQKDGRIHTDSKSKLLTILIYLNESWDHETGRLRILNNQHDMNDYVVEINSGPGDLVAFKVTENGWHGYIPYEGQRQSIQINFLTSDKANAKHRFVHGLSAKFKKLFG is encoded by the coding sequence ATGTCACAAATCTTAAAACTAGATGCTTTAAAGCAAGCACCTGTTCATCAATCTCCTTATCCATATTTTGTTGTAGAAAATGCAATTTTAGACAATGAAGTGAAATCGGTTATTCAGGATTTTCCATCGATTAAGCAAGGCGGTAGCTTTAATCTTGAAGATGTTGAAATCAAACCAAATTTCGATCGCCTTTTAAAATCAATTGATACGCCAGAATTCCGAAAAATTTTAACCGAAAAATTTGATGTAGATGTTATGGAACATCCAATGATGATTACATTGCGTGGTCATTCACGTCAAAAAGACGGACGTATTCATACCGATTCTAAAAGTAAGTTATTAACCATCTTAATCTATTTAAATGAATCATGGGACCATGAAACAGGTCGTTTACGTATACTTAATAATCAACATGATATGAATGATTACGTGGTAGAAATCAACTCTGGACCTGGTGATCTAGTGGCGTTTAAAGTCACTGAAAATGGTTGGCATGGGTATATTCCATATGAAGGTCAACGTCAGTCGATTCAAATTAATTTCTTAACCAGTGATAAAGCCAATGCCAAACATCGTTTTGTACATGGTTTAAGTGCGAAATTCAAAAAACTTTTTGGTTAA
- a CDS encoding type II asparaginase, protein MKKTLTALTLSLGLVLSFSSYAKNNVVVVATGGTIAGAGASSTNSATYTAAKVPVDDLLNAVPQIKDLANVRGVQALQVASESITDKELLSLARQVNDLVKKPDVNGVVITHGTDTLEETAFFLNLVVHTDKPIVLVGSMRPSTALSADGPLNLYSAVALAADDSAKGKGTFILMNDSIFAARDVSKTINLHTNAFVSQWGALGTLIEGKSYWFRQSVKRFNNRSEFNIENIKGDALPLVQIVYGSGNMLPDAYTAYAKAGAKAIIHAGTGNGSVAKNIVPTLNQLQQQGVQIIRSSRVPQGFVLRNAEQPDDKYGWVVAHDLNPQKAKLLAALALTKTKDAKEIQRMFWEY, encoded by the coding sequence ATGAAAAAAACGCTTACTGCCCTTACATTATCTCTCGGTTTAGTCCTTTCTTTTTCTAGTTATGCTAAAAACAATGTGGTTGTGGTTGCAACGGGTGGCACAATTGCAGGTGCTGGTGCAAGTTCGACCAACAGTGCGACATATACTGCGGCTAAAGTCCCTGTAGATGATCTTTTAAATGCTGTTCCTCAAATTAAAGATCTTGCCAATGTTCGTGGCGTTCAAGCATTGCAAGTGGCTTCTGAAAGCATCACCGATAAAGAGCTATTATCACTTGCACGTCAAGTCAATGATTTGGTTAAAAAACCTGATGTGAATGGTGTGGTGATTACCCACGGTACAGATACCCTAGAAGAAACAGCGTTCTTTTTAAATCTGGTGGTACATACAGACAAACCTATTGTTCTAGTAGGTTCAATGCGTCCATCGACTGCGCTTTCTGCAGATGGTCCACTCAATCTATACAGTGCGGTAGCATTGGCAGCAGATGACAGTGCCAAAGGCAAAGGGACTTTCATTTTAATGAATGACAGTATTTTTGCTGCACGTGATGTTTCAAAAACCATCAATTTACATACCAATGCTTTTGTCAGCCAATGGGGCGCTTTAGGTACACTTATTGAAGGTAAATCCTATTGGTTCAGACAGTCAGTTAAACGTTTTAATAACCGCTCAGAATTTAATATTGAAAACATTAAAGGCGATGCATTGCCGCTTGTTCAAATTGTTTATGGTTCAGGCAACATGCTTCCAGATGCTTATACCGCTTATGCCAAAGCAGGTGCGAAGGCTATTATTCATGCAGGTACAGGCAACGGATCAGTGGCTAAAAATATTGTGCCAACCTTGAACCAATTACAACAACAAGGGGTACAAATTATTCGCTCATCACGTGTTCCTCAAGGCTTTGTGCTACGAAATGCTGAACAACCTGATGATAAATATGGTTGGGTTGTTGCGCATGACTTAAATCCGCAAAAAGCTAAACTTTTAGCAGCGCTTGCGCTCACTAAAACCAAAGATGCTAAAGAAATTCAACGCATGTTCTGGGAATACTGA
- a CDS encoding pyridoxal phosphate-dependent aminotransferase, with amino-acid sequence MSQKKSVLFKNLLPVIKQYQQLGFTHEKIVALLRDDHDLDLVTTETFKSYLYRYAKVTSTLSENIKMPNTPHIPREIKKSSKLEHVCYDIRGPVLRAANEMEEAGHKIIKLNIGNPAPFGFEAPQEIINDVALNLPNAIGYTDSKGIFPARKAICQYYQQKGILDMHVNDVYIGNGVSELIVMAMQGLLDDGDEMLIPMPDYPLWTAAVNLSGGTAIHYKCDEEDNWYPDIADMESKITANTRGIVIINPNNPTGSVYPRRVLQQIVDLAKKYDLILFADEIYDKIIYDGVEHVAVAALAGDQLCVSFNGLSKAYRIAGYRSGWMAITGNKARAADYIEGLDMLASMRLCANHQAQYAIQTALGGYQSINDLIRPGGRLYEQRNIAWEMLNEIPGVSCVKPEGAMYCFPKLDPNIYPIQDDEKLMLDLLRAEKVLLVQGTGFNWPTPDHFRVVFLPAENELREAITRLGRFLAKMR; translated from the coding sequence ATGTCGCAAAAAAAGAGCGTATTATTCAAAAATTTGCTTCCTGTAATTAAACAGTATCAGCAACTCGGTTTTACGCACGAAAAAATAGTTGCTTTGCTTCGAGATGATCACGATCTCGACCTTGTGACGACTGAGACATTTAAAAGCTATTTATATCGTTATGCAAAAGTGACCTCCACTCTTTCCGAGAACATTAAAATGCCAAACACACCTCACATCCCACGCGAAATCAAAAAATCGTCTAAGCTCGAGCATGTATGCTACGACATTCGCGGACCTGTGTTGCGAGCGGCCAATGAGATGGAAGAAGCAGGTCACAAAATTATTAAGCTTAATATCGGTAACCCTGCGCCCTTTGGCTTTGAAGCACCACAAGAAATTATTAATGACGTTGCTCTAAACCTCCCCAATGCGATAGGTTATACCGACTCAAAAGGGATCTTCCCTGCACGTAAAGCGATTTGTCAGTACTATCAACAAAAAGGCATTTTAGATATGCATGTCAATGACGTGTATATTGGCAATGGCGTTTCTGAACTGATCGTTATGGCGATGCAAGGTTTGCTTGATGATGGCGATGAGATGCTTATTCCTATGCCTGATTATCCTTTGTGGACTGCTGCGGTCAATTTATCGGGCGGGACTGCGATTCACTATAAATGTGATGAAGAAGACAACTGGTATCCTGATATAGCGGATATGGAAAGCAAAATCACAGCAAATACTCGCGGTATTGTGATTATTAACCCAAACAACCCCACAGGTTCTGTGTATCCGCGCCGCGTATTACAACAAATTGTAGATCTGGCTAAAAAATATGATTTGATTTTGTTTGCAGATGAAATTTACGACAAAATTATTTATGACGGTGTTGAGCATGTTGCTGTGGCAGCACTTGCAGGTGATCAACTCTGCGTTTCATTTAATGGTTTATCTAAAGCTTATCGTATTGCAGGTTATCGTTCAGGTTGGATGGCAATTACAGGCAATAAAGCACGTGCAGCCGATTATATTGAAGGTTTAGACATGTTGGCGTCTATGCGTCTTTGTGCCAACCATCAAGCACAATATGCGATTCAAACTGCATTGGGTGGTTATCAATCCATTAATGATTTAATCCGTCCGGGTGGCCGCTTATACGAACAACGTAATATTGCATGGGAAATGCTGAATGAAATTCCCGGGGTATCATGTGTAAAACCCGAAGGTGCAATGTACTGCTTCCCTAAACTTGACCCGAATATTTACCCAATTCAAGATGATGAAAAACTGATGCTTGATTTACTTCGTGCAGAGAAAGTTCTCTTGGTTCAAGGTACTGGCTTTAACTGGCCTACTCCAGATCATTTCCGTGTGGTATTCCTTCCTGCTGAAAATGAGCTACGTGAAGCGATTACCCGTCTCGGTCGATTCTTAGCAAAAATGCGTTAA
- a CDS encoding NYN domain-containing protein, whose product MEIQTKKLAVLIDADNSSVSSIAPILEEVAKYGIASVKRVYGDWSSETLKNWRDILLPNAITPVQQFAYTAGKDATDMGMIIDAMDLLYAGALDGFCIISSDSDFTPLASRIRESGLVVYGFGRKKTPEAFRKACDKFIYIENLIIEDKTISEVKTTLEKPTEHKEENTQPQKSKAINTNTTTTTTAQELKKAPEKASEKETNVEIEPATLHLIYKAVKDNSDDNGWANLSVVGQYISMVKPDFDARNYGRAKLSGLIKMLELFETKIEGSQMYLRKVKK is encoded by the coding sequence TTGGAAATACAAACAAAAAAACTTGCAGTGCTTATAGATGCTGATAACTCATCCGTTTCATCAATCGCACCTATTTTAGAAGAGGTGGCAAAATATGGCATCGCCAGTGTCAAACGCGTCTACGGCGACTGGAGTAGCGAAACTTTAAAAAATTGGCGCGATATTTTGCTTCCCAATGCCATCACCCCCGTACAACAATTTGCCTATACCGCGGGTAAAGATGCAACGGATATGGGCATGATTATTGATGCCATGGATTTGTTATATGCTGGTGCGCTTGATGGATTCTGTATTATCTCAAGTGACAGTGATTTTACCCCACTTGCCTCTCGGATCAGAGAAAGTGGCTTAGTGGTCTATGGATTTGGTCGTAAGAAAACACCTGAAGCCTTTCGTAAAGCTTGTGATAAATTTATTTATATTGAAAATCTCATAATCGAAGATAAAACCATTTCAGAGGTCAAAACAACACTAGAAAAACCCACCGAACATAAAGAAGAAAATACTCAACCCCAAAAATCCAAAGCAATAAATACAAATACGACTACAACTACAACCGCACAAGAATTGAAAAAAGCCCCTGAAAAAGCTTCAGAAAAAGAAACAAACGTCGAAATTGAACCTGCAACGCTTCATCTAATTTATAAAGCAGTGAAAGATAATTCAGATGACAATGGATGGGCCAACTTATCTGTAGTGGGTCAATATATTAGTATGGTAAAACCAGATTTTGATGCACGAAATTACGGTCGCGCAAAGCTATCAGGGCTCATTAAAATGCTTGAGTTATTTGAAACCAAAATCGAAGGGAGTCAGATGTATTTAAGGAAAGTAAAAAAATAG
- a CDS encoding flavin-containing monooxygenase — protein MQDAVKNSTLNQKVKIAIIGAGFGGIATAIRLLQANIHDFVIIEKANDVGGTWRENQYPGAACDVQSHMYSLSYVPKSDWSKRYAEAPEIFSYIQSVIKDYDLKKYIKFNQELSSARYDEQNCRWHLVLNGQDQLEAQFVIFANGPLHIPQIPKIKGIEKFKGEVFHSSHWNHDYALQGKKVASIGTGGSAIQYIPEIAPEVDQLYVFQRTAAWVIPRDERAYSNLDKKLFAKFDWYRKLHRARLYWSNESRVMPIVQPKMMKIGQKLAELFIRYQVKDKAVAEKLTPNYTMGCKRILVSNKYFPTFNRQNVELVTDAIQEITEDSIISRDGKNRKIDCLIYGTGFITDPRIYLKSFECYGEKGLELKQVWKDGAESYYGMSTKGFPNFFQLLGPNTVLGHNSVIFMIESQVNYILQLIQTVDRTHTQAVVVKDQVQDLFNEKIQDQFQGTVWQSGCVSWYQQDGGKNFALWPSYTWKYWLNTLKVNPSDYRFLG, from the coding sequence ATGCAAGACGCAGTCAAAAATTCAACATTAAATCAGAAAGTTAAAATTGCAATTATTGGCGCTGGTTTTGGTGGAATTGCAACTGCCATTCGTCTTTTACAAGCAAATATTCATGATTTTGTCATCATTGAAAAGGCCAATGATGTAGGCGGTACTTGGCGTGAAAATCAGTACCCTGGTGCTGCATGTGATGTGCAATCTCATATGTATTCATTATCTTACGTTCCAAAATCGGATTGGAGTAAAAGATATGCTGAAGCACCTGAAATTTTTTCTTACATTCAAAGCGTTATAAAAGACTACGATTTAAAAAAATATATCAAATTTAATCAAGAACTTAGTTCAGCTCGTTATGATGAGCAAAATTGTCGATGGCATTTAGTATTAAATGGGCAAGATCAGCTTGAAGCTCAATTTGTAATTTTCGCAAATGGCCCTTTACATATTCCTCAAATTCCAAAAATTAAAGGTATTGAAAAATTTAAAGGTGAAGTTTTCCATTCTTCACATTGGAATCATGACTATGCACTACAAGGTAAGAAGGTCGCCTCAATTGGTACAGGAGGTAGCGCAATTCAGTACATTCCTGAAATTGCACCTGAAGTCGATCAACTTTACGTTTTTCAGCGTACAGCCGCTTGGGTTATTCCACGTGACGAACGTGCATATAGCAATCTAGATAAAAAACTTTTTGCAAAATTTGATTGGTATCGAAAACTACATCGCGCACGCCTGTATTGGTCAAACGAATCTCGTGTAATGCCAATTGTACAACCCAAAATGATGAAAATCGGGCAAAAGTTGGCTGAACTTTTTATTCGCTACCAAGTTAAAGATAAAGCCGTAGCTGAAAAGCTAACCCCTAACTACACCATGGGTTGTAAACGAATATTGGTTTCAAACAAATACTTTCCTACTTTTAACCGACAAAATGTTGAATTAGTTACCGATGCTATTCAGGAGATTACCGAAGATTCAATCATTAGCCGTGACGGAAAAAATCGTAAAATTGATTGCCTGATTTATGGCACAGGTTTTATCACAGATCCACGAATTTACCTCAAATCATTTGAATGTTATGGCGAAAAGGGTCTGGAACTCAAACAAGTCTGGAAAGATGGCGCTGAAAGTTACTATGGTATGAGTACCAAAGGTTTTCCAAATTTTTTCCAACTGTTAGGCCCAAATACAGTATTGGGTCATAATTCTGTGATCTTCATGATTGAGTCACAAGTTAATTATATTTTACAGCTCATACAAACGGTCGATCGAACCCACACACAGGCTGTTGTAGTCAAAGATCAAGTTCAAGATCTATTTAATGAAAAGATACAAGATCAGTTTCAAGGCACAGTTTGGCAATCAGGTTGTGTAAGTTGGTATCAACAAGATGGTGGGAAAAACTTTGCACTTTGGCCATCTTATACTTGGAAATACTGGCTAAACACCTTAAAAGTGAACCCTTCAGACTATCGCTTTTTAGGTTAA
- a CDS encoding glutathione peroxidase: MTTNIHQFEAELLNGESKKFSDYQGKVLLVVNTASKCGFTPQFAGLEKLYGKYKDKGFEILGFPCNQFGGQDPGTNDQIGAFCQKNYGVSFTMFSKVNVKGPEAHVVFRYLTNNSKGVLGSGIKWNFTKFLIGKDGKVINRYAPTTKPEALEADIEKALKK; the protein is encoded by the coding sequence ATGACCACCAATATTCATCAATTTGAAGCGGAATTGTTAAATGGGGAAAGTAAGAAATTTTCCGACTACCAAGGAAAGGTACTATTGGTTGTTAACACCGCGAGTAAATGTGGCTTTACACCACAATTTGCTGGTTTAGAAAAATTATATGGAAAATATAAAGACAAAGGATTTGAAATTCTTGGGTTTCCTTGCAACCAATTTGGTGGGCAAGATCCAGGGACAAATGATCAAATTGGTGCTTTTTGTCAAAAAAACTATGGTGTTTCGTTCACGATGTTTTCCAAAGTAAATGTCAAAGGACCTGAAGCGCATGTGGTGTTTCGTTATTTGACCAATAATAGTAAAGGTGTCTTGGGCAGTGGAATTAAATGGAACTTTACCAAGTTCCTTATTGGCAAAGACGGTAAAGTGATTAACCGTTATGCACCTACAACAAAACCTGAAGCATTAGAAGCAGACATTGAAAAAGCGTTAAAAAAATAA
- the msrB gene encoding peptide-methionine (R)-S-oxide reductase MsrB: MGKLNKTDREWQRELSPEEFRITRQKGTEPAFTGKYWNSKQDGTYICRCCGEELFSSTTKYDSGCGWPSFYKPIIPSAVEEHDDNSHGMHRVEIICHHCDAHLGHVFEDGPEPTGLRYCINSASLELKTQKKNDEETYP; encoded by the coding sequence ATGGGAAAACTCAATAAAACTGACAGAGAATGGCAAAGAGAGTTATCACCAGAAGAATTCAGGATTACACGTCAAAAGGGCACAGAGCCTGCATTTACGGGGAAATACTGGAATTCTAAACAAGATGGGACTTATATTTGTCGTTGTTGTGGCGAGGAATTGTTTTCTTCTACGACAAAATATGATAGTGGTTGTGGGTGGCCAAGCTTTTATAAGCCAATCATACCAAGCGCTGTTGAAGAGCATGATGATAACTCGCATGGAATGCACCGCGTCGAAATCATTTGTCATCATTGTGATGCACATTTGGGGCATGTTTTCGAGGATGGGCCAGAACCAACGGGATTGCGTTATTGTATAAACTCAGCATCTTTAGAATTAAAAACACAGAAGAAAAATGACGAGGAAACTTATCCATGA
- a CDS encoding malate synthase G, whose protein sequence is MTARIQKGKLAIAKELYDFIENEALPGTGLDSETYWKNFEQVVVDLSPKNKALLAKRDDIQAKIDEWHRNNTFELGAYKAFLTEIGYLLPEVEDFQITTENVDEEIALLAGAQLVVPVRNARYCLNAANARWGSLYDALYGFDVISEEGGAEKGKGYNPVRGDKVIAFAKNFLNETFPLANGSHADATQYVVEGNKLVVTLKDGSKTSLAKEAQFVGFNGEASAPTEIVLLNNGLHVIIEIDATSPIGKTDAAGVKDLVLEAAVTTIQDLEDSIAAVDAEEKVEGYRNWLGLMKGTLEEKIEKNGKTVTRSLNKDRTHKNLIGGETKLHGRSLMLLRNVGHLMTNPAILVDGQEIYEGIMDALITPLLSFADIKGQNENKNSRKGSMYIVKPKMHGPEEVAFAVELFERAEQALGLPAKTLKIGIMDEERRTSVNLKNCIAQAKDRTIFINTGFMDRTGDEIHTFMEAGPFVRKGEVKSQIWFPAYENRNVMIGLQTGLRGKAQIGKGMWPKPDMLLDMYKTKIEHPEAGASCAWVPSPSGAVIHAIHYHQCNVSERQKELLNTPALPLDDLLTPPLATDTNWTEEEKTKELENNLQGILGYVVRWVDLGVGCSKVPDINNVGLMEDRATLRISSQHVANWLRHGVVSKAQVEEVFQRMAKIVDEQNANDPAYTPMAPGFDGYAYKAAYDLVFKGAEQPSGYTEPLLHAYRLKLKGYTGD, encoded by the coding sequence ATGACTGCACGTATTCAAAAAGGCAAGTTAGCGATTGCTAAAGAACTTTACGATTTCATCGAAAATGAAGCATTACCAGGTACTGGTTTAGACAGTGAAACATACTGGAAAAATTTTGAACAAGTCGTTGTCGATCTTAGCCCTAAGAACAAAGCTTTATTGGCTAAGCGTGATGACATTCAAGCTAAAATTGATGAATGGCACCGCAACAACACATTTGAATTGGGAGCTTACAAAGCTTTCCTGACAGAAATTGGCTACTTGCTACCAGAAGTAGAAGATTTTCAAATTACCACTGAAAATGTAGATGAAGAAATTGCATTATTGGCAGGTGCACAATTGGTTGTGCCAGTACGTAATGCACGTTACTGCTTAAACGCTGCTAATGCACGTTGGGGCTCACTCTATGATGCACTTTACGGCTTCGATGTTATCTCTGAAGAAGGTGGTGCAGAGAAAGGTAAAGGCTATAACCCTGTTCGTGGTGACAAAGTTATTGCATTTGCAAAGAATTTCTTAAATGAAACTTTCCCATTGGCAAATGGTTCACATGCTGATGCGACTCAATATGTCGTTGAAGGCAATAAGCTTGTTGTAACTTTAAAAGATGGTTCTAAAACTTCTTTAGCTAAAGAAGCTCAATTCGTTGGTTTCAATGGTGAAGCTTCAGCTCCTACAGAAATTGTATTATTGAACAATGGTCTGCACGTAATCATTGAGATTGACGCAACCAGTCCTATTGGTAAAACTGATGCGGCTGGCGTAAAAGACTTAGTTCTTGAAGCTGCGGTAACGACTATCCAAGATTTAGAAGACTCGATTGCAGCAGTTGATGCTGAAGAAAAAGTTGAAGGCTACCGTAACTGGTTAGGTTTAATGAAAGGAACTTTGGAAGAGAAAATTGAGAAAAACGGTAAGACCGTTACTCGTTCTTTAAACAAAGACCGTACGCATAAAAACTTAATTGGTGGCGAGACTAAACTTCATGGTCGTTCATTGATGCTCCTTCGTAATGTAGGTCATTTGATGACAAACCCTGCGATTCTTGTTGATGGTCAGGAAATCTATGAAGGCATCATGGATGCTTTGATCACACCATTGTTGTCTTTTGCAGACATTAAAGGTCAAAACGAAAACAAGAACTCTCGCAAAGGTTCAATGTATATTGTTAAACCTAAAATGCATGGTCCTGAAGAAGTGGCTTTTGCAGTAGAGTTATTTGAACGTGCTGAGCAAGCGCTTGGCTTACCTGCAAAAACTTTAAAAATCGGGATTATGGATGAAGAACGTCGTACATCTGTGAACTTGAAAAACTGTATTGCTCAAGCGAAAGATCGTACCATCTTCATCAATACAGGTTTCATGGACCGTACAGGTGATGAAATTCATACATTCATGGAAGCTGGACCATTCGTACGTAAAGGCGAAGTGAAGTCTCAAATTTGGTTCCCAGCGTATGAAAACCGTAATGTGATGATCGGTCTTCAAACAGGTTTACGTGGTAAAGCGCAAATCGGTAAAGGCATGTGGCCAAAACCAGACATGCTTCTAGACATGTATAAAACAAAAATTGAACACCCTGAAGCAGGTGCAAGCTGTGCTTGGGTTCCATCACCATCTGGTGCTGTCATTCATGCGATTCATTACCATCAATGTAATGTATCTGAACGCCAAAAAGAGTTACTCAATACTCCAGCATTACCGCTTGATGATTTGTTAACACCACCTTTAGCGACAGATACTAACTGGACTGAAGAAGAAAAGACCAAAGAACTTGAAAATAACCTTCAAGGTATCCTGGGTTATGTGGTTCGTTGGGTCGATTTAGGTGTGGGTTGTTCTAAGGTTCCAGACATCAACAACGTTGGTTTGATGGAAGACCGTGCAACGCTACGTATTTCGTCTCAACACGTTGCAAACTGGTTGCGTCACGGTGTTGTGTCTAAAGCGCAAGTGGAAGAGGTATTCCAACGCATGGCTAAAATCGTGGATGAACAAAATGCTAACGATCCTGCGTATACGCCAATGGCACCTGGTTTTGATGGTTATGCATATAAAGCTGCTTATGATTTAGTCTTTAAAGGTGCAGAACAACCATCAGGTTATACAGAGCCTTTATTGCATGCTTATCGTTTAAAATTAAAAGGTTATACAGGTGACTAA
- a CDS encoding lysine exporter LysO family protein has product MHSLWLIFQLLLCLFIGYAFAHRFPLWLMQGALKVLPYFSYLLLIAIACEFAETLHTIANPQLILSNALILAGLTSFGAFGCCYVFFKYAGYQTTQGKVSFDLLLKSFINISYAFLALSFGYVLSELINYFAIPYAISTWHLLLVFMFLIGLDLSFSPIERSWMNWKIVLVPLGCILGSIIGALIAYVFIENISLKDLIMLSQGYGFYSMSGIVVSELKTPELGSVALLNDLFREIYAIILMYSLGWRYPRSAIASAGATAMDVTLPMVKQACGNEFIPHAMVSGFILTLLAPILVSVLAAL; this is encoded by the coding sequence ATGCATTCTCTCTGGCTCATTTTTCAACTCTTATTGTGTCTATTCATCGGTTATGCATTTGCACACAGATTTCCACTATGGCTTATGCAAGGCGCTTTGAAAGTATTACCTTATTTTAGTTATTTGTTATTGATTGCAATTGCCTGTGAGTTTGCTGAAACCCTGCACACCATTGCAAATCCTCAACTGATTTTAAGTAATGCACTCATCCTTGCGGGTTTAACATCCTTTGGCGCTTTTGGCTGTTGTTATGTCTTTTTTAAATACGCGGGCTATCAAACGACGCAAGGCAAAGTTTCATTCGACTTACTGTTAAAATCCTTCATCAATATCAGCTATGCTTTCCTTGCTTTATCATTTGGTTACGTACTGTCTGAACTGATTAATTATTTTGCAATTCCATATGCCATTAGTACATGGCATTTGTTATTGGTATTTATGTTTTTGATTGGTTTGGATTTGTCCTTTTCTCCCATCGAGCGCTCATGGATGAACTGGAAGATTGTATTGGTGCCTTTAGGCTGCATTTTAGGTTCTATCATTGGCGCATTAATCGCATACGTATTCATTGAAAATATCAGCCTAAAAGATTTAATCATGTTGTCTCAAGGTTATGGCTTTTATTCAATGTCAGGAATCGTGGTGAGTGAACTGAAAACACCTGAACTTGGAAGTGTTGCCCTACTCAATGATTTATTCCGTGAAATATATGCGATTATTTTGATGTATAGCCTGGGTTGGCGCTACCCACGTTCAGCAATTGCATCTGCGGGAGCAACTGCTATGGATGTGACTTTACCTATGGTGAAACAAGCATGTGGGAATGAATTTATTCCACATGCCATGGTCAGTGGATTTATCTTAACCTTACTTGCACCTATTTTGGTGAGTGTTTTAGCTGCTTTATAA
- the zapE gene encoding cell division protein ZapE produces MLDQNLTHSTSFTVQSPSERYAKAISSGQFMPDDAQAQAVHELNRTWEELIHRYKSSKKAFRRFRRQTAPKGVYMWGGVGRGKTWLMDQFYDALPFRRKTRLHFHHFMQFVHKELNRNSGQQNPLDIVADQIYKDAVVICFDEFFVSNVTDAMILSDLFQKLFQRGITLVATSNIAPDGLYKNGIHRDRFLPAIEMVKKNCVVLNVDAGVDYRLRVLKQAQLFKSPLTHDHQIWIAKRFSALTQSQTVSDEPIIINKRIVETLGHTEDVLWCEFSELCMKPRSPADFIEIANIYNTVLVSNVPDLNDFLSEGTRRFIYLVDEFYDRGVKLLLTSQASIIELYSGEKLAFEIERTRSRLLEMQSDDYLQSAHRHLDAVESA; encoded by the coding sequence ATGTTAGACCAAAACCTTACACACAGTACTAGTTTTACTGTTCAGTCTCCCTCGGAACGTTATGCAAAAGCAATTTCATCGGGTCAGTTTATGCCAGATGATGCCCAAGCCCAGGCTGTACATGAGCTTAATCGTACTTGGGAAGAGCTAATACATCGTTATAAATCTTCTAAAAAAGCGTTTCGTCGTTTTCGCCGTCAAACAGCACCTAAGGGCGTTTACATGTGGGGTGGTGTAGGTCGTGGTAAAACATGGTTGATGGATCAATTTTATGATGCTTTGCCATTTCGCCGAAAGACACGATTGCATTTCCATCATTTTATGCAATTTGTTCATAAAGAATTAAATCGTAACTCTGGTCAACAAAATCCACTCGATATTGTGGCAGATCAGATTTATAAAGATGCCGTAGTAATTTGTTTTGACGAGTTCTTTGTCTCGAATGTCACTGATGCCATGATTTTGAGTGATTTATTTCAGAAGCTCTTTCAGCGTGGTATTACCTTGGTTGCAACTTCAAACATTGCACCAGATGGGCTATATAAAAACGGTATTCATCGTGATCGTTTCTTACCTGCTATTGAAATGGTGAAGAAAAATTGTGTGGTTCTAAATGTAGATGCAGGGGTAGATTATCGTTTACGTGTTTTAAAACAGGCACAACTGTTTAAATCACCATTAACCCACGATCATCAAATCTGGATCGCAAAGCGTTTTAGTGCTTTGACACAGTCACAAACAGTCAGTGATGAACCCATTATTATCAATAAACGGATTGTGGAAACACTTGGACATACTGAAGATGTGTTGTGGTGTGAGTTTTCAGAATTGTGTATGAAACCTCGTAGTCCAGCAGACTTTATTGAAATTGCCAATATTTATAATACAGTTTTGGTGAGCAATGTTCCTGATCTCAATGACTTTTTGTCTGAAGGTACACGTCGATTTATCTATTTAGTCGATGAGTTTTATGATCGTGGTGTGAAATTACTCCTCACTTCACAGGCCAGTATTATTGAATTGTATAGTGGTGAGAAATTGGCTTTTGAAATTGAGCGTACCCGTTCACGATTACTAGAAATGCAGTCAGATGATTACCTTCAATCTGCACATCGTCATCTGGATGCGGTTGAGTCTGCTTAA